One Actinomycetota bacterium DNA segment encodes these proteins:
- a CDS encoding maleylpyruvate isomerase N-terminal domain-containing protein, which yields MTRGRQSAYGAARRDEGLRRYVRLVVWDLFERCAEVAAALVASEAVAAAWAAPSSLPGYTVAGLAGHLARAVFTVEDYLEVPAPPPDRELTDAAGYFVVVLGSHDPRDSELHRTIRGRADTGAVGPDALAHAIRDATRRLRERRSTINRQAPVGVLDGVALPLVEYLKTRLVELVVHIDDLAVSVDQLPALPADAYRLVACVLSQVAALREGGLDVVRSLARRERHPDAVRAL from the coding sequence GTGACGCGTGGTCGACAGTCTGCCTACGGCGCCGCTCGCCGGGACGAAGGGCTCCGGCGCTACGTTCGCCTGGTGGTGTGGGATCTGTTCGAGCGGTGCGCTGAGGTGGCCGCCGCGCTCGTCGCAAGTGAGGCGGTCGCCGCCGCGTGGGCAGCGCCGAGCTCACTGCCGGGCTACACGGTCGCGGGTCTCGCCGGCCACCTGGCGCGTGCGGTGTTCACCGTCGAGGACTACCTGGAGGTGCCAGCCCCGCCACCAGATCGCGAACTGACGGATGCGGCAGGCTACTTCGTCGTCGTCCTGGGATCTCACGATCCGCGCGACAGCGAGCTCCATCGCACCATCCGCGGACGCGCAGACACGGGCGCTGTCGGGCCTGACGCGCTCGCACACGCCATCCGCGACGCGACCCGTCGGTTGCGCGAACGTCGATCGACCATCAACCGGCAAGCTCCGGTCGGGGTTCTCGACGGCGTGGCGCTGCCGCTCGTCGAGTACCTCAAGACCCGTCTCGTGGAGCTGGTGGTGCACATCGACGATCTCGCGGTCAGCGTCGATCAACTGCCCGCCCTTCCCGCCGATGCGTACCGTCTCGTGGCGTGCGTCCTCAGCCAGGTTGCAGCCCTCCGCGAAGGAGGACTCGACGTCGTGCGGAGCCTCGCTCGCCGCGAGCGACATCCCGATGCCGTCCGCGCGCTGTGA
- a CDS encoding GNAT family N-acetyltransferase, with protein MSTDRTRPDGRQVVLRDGSRAELRPILPEDKDTLRRGFEELSPRSRYLRFHTNLPELTPGQLAYLTEVDHEDHEAWVAFDLDDPQTPGMGVARYVRLADEPTVAEAAVTVVDAYQRRGLGTVLLQVLADEARRHGIEVFRSYVLADNDAMLEMLQALGGEVTGRDARVVQVDLEIGDSDAVDDSAVRRVLRAVAARVIPGLSRVVPPLWRAAEDNDRRTTRSADDRHGEPGSRELGSWLDAALDAEER; from the coding sequence ATGAGCACCGATCGGACCCGCCCGGACGGCCGCCAGGTCGTCCTCCGCGACGGCAGCCGCGCTGAGCTGCGTCCGATCCTCCCCGAGGACAAGGACACGCTCCGACGTGGCTTCGAGGAGCTGTCGCCTCGGTCGCGGTACCTGCGGTTCCACACGAACCTCCCGGAGCTGACGCCCGGCCAGCTCGCGTACCTGACCGAGGTGGACCACGAGGACCATGAGGCCTGGGTGGCGTTCGACCTCGACGATCCCCAGACGCCGGGGATGGGCGTGGCCCGCTACGTCCGCCTCGCGGACGAACCGACGGTGGCGGAGGCGGCGGTGACCGTCGTGGACGCGTACCAGCGGCGCGGGCTCGGCACCGTGCTGTTGCAGGTGCTGGCCGACGAGGCACGTCGCCACGGCATCGAGGTGTTCCGCTCCTACGTCCTCGCGGACAACGACGCGATGCTCGAGATGCTCCAGGCGCTCGGAGGTGAGGTCACCGGCCGCGATGCGCGGGTGGTGCAGGTCGACCTCGAGATCGGCGACAGCGACGCGGTCGACGACAGTGCCGTCCGCCGCGTCCTGCGCGCGGTCGCGGCGCGGGTCATCCCGGGGCTGTCGCGGGTCGTGCCGCCGTTGTGGCGGGCGGCGGAGGACAACGACCGCCGCACAACGCGCTCAGCGGACGACCGTCACGGCGAGCCGGGATCACGGGAGCTGGGCAGCTGGCTCGATGCAGCGCTCGACGCCGAGGAGAGGTGA